CTCCATCTCCTCAAGCTGCTCCAACGACAGCGGCAGCGCATTAGAAGCGGCCGGGATGCTGTCCCAGAGATCCTGCGCGAGCTGGATACGCTCGGCTTCGCTCAGCTTCAGCAGTTCGGAAAGATTTGCAGGGCTCATGTTGCAATATTAACCCTGACGCGCGCTAGACA
The sequence above is drawn from the Longimicrobium sp. genome and encodes:
- a CDS encoding addiction module protein is translated as MSPANLSELLKLSEAERIQLAQDLWDSIPAASNALPLSLEQLEEMEERLAEHRADPSSAIPGDEARAWLRERFGA